One window from the genome of Myxococcales bacterium encodes:
- a CDS encoding glutathione S-transferase family protein → MQAISLHKSNLRPWGTGDLSPFCIKLETYLRVKQWPYKLRGASMTKAPKGKVPYVQIGDEVMGDSGLIIARLEAESGNELTSWLSPLQRAQDHLVRRTMEEGYYFVGLYLRWVKDAGFVVVAPEFRKFIPKAAAWAVIPMIRKKVRSAAHAQGIGRHSEAEVNQFGIADMTAIATLLGDKPFMLGDKLALCDITVFAFLESLLGPPIDSELKTFVLAQQNLIAFRQRMRAAYWSDLA, encoded by the coding sequence ATGCAAGCCATCTCACTGCACAAGAGCAACCTGCGCCCGTGGGGCACCGGCGACCTCAGCCCATTTTGTATCAAGCTCGAGACGTACCTGAGGGTCAAGCAATGGCCGTACAAGCTGCGCGGCGCCAGCATGACCAAGGCCCCCAAGGGCAAAGTGCCGTACGTGCAAATTGGCGACGAGGTTATGGGCGATTCGGGGCTAATCATTGCCCGGCTCGAGGCCGAATCGGGCAACGAGCTCACGTCCTGGCTCTCGCCCTTGCAACGTGCGCAAGACCACTTGGTGCGTCGCACCATGGAAGAGGGCTACTATTTTGTTGGCCTGTACCTGCGCTGGGTGAAAGACGCCGGCTTTGTCGTCGTCGCACCAGAGTTTCGCAAATTTATTCCCAAGGCTGCGGCGTGGGCCGTCATCCCGATGATTCGCAAAAAGGTACGTAGCGCCGCCCACGCCCAAGGGATTGGCCGCCACAGCGAGGCCGAGGTCAATCAATTCGGCATCGCCGACATGACCGCCATCGCCACCTTGCTAGGTGACAAACCCTTTATGCTCGGCGACAAGCTCGCGCTCTGCGACATCACGGTGTTTGCGTTTCTCGAGTCGCTGCTCGGCCCACCGATCGACAGCGAGCTCAAGACCTTTGTGCTCGCGCAGCAAAATCTCATCGCGTTTCGTCAGCGCATGCGCGCCGCGTATTGGAGCGACTTGGCGTAG
- a CDS encoding FAD-binding protein, which translates to MANSWKNWSGGVASAPKHIDLPRSASELQTLMRTTTGNLRPVGAGHSFSPLCHTDDTLVDLRHLAGVISHEGGLVTLRAGTPLRVATHALAALGLALPNQGDIDHQTVAGVTATGSHGTGLALGSVATSVRAVTICTPSGEFATWRHGVDNEFAAAAVSLGLLGIASEITLACEPAYQLQASTALATTSAALANFMAQAQANRHFELFIFPQADRAIEKTVNRTDKTGGLTTHDNGLLDDVMLWAVCALGHLWRGASARLQRLLLRTVDGDTRHGAAHLIFPSERRLRFEETEFAVPLARGLECTDEILHCLRTQFPEIAFPIEVRTVAADDLWLSPFYGEPRMTISIHERPHGRVPELFVAVAAIFDKYDGRPHLGKQHALTAPQLRARFPRFDDFAALRRQIDPQGRMLSPRLAAWFGDL; encoded by the coding sequence GTGGCAAATTCCTGGAAAAATTGGTCGGGCGGCGTTGCCAGCGCGCCCAAGCACATCGACTTGCCCCGCAGCGCAAGTGAGCTGCAAACGCTGATGCGCACCACCACCGGCAACCTGCGACCGGTCGGCGCCGGCCACTCGTTTTCGCCGCTGTGCCATACCGACGACACCTTGGTCGACTTGCGCCACCTCGCAGGCGTCATCTCGCACGAGGGTGGCCTTGTCACCTTGCGCGCCGGCACTCCATTGCGCGTCGCGACGCACGCGCTCGCCGCGCTCGGCCTCGCCTTGCCCAACCAAGGCGACATCGATCATCAAACCGTTGCCGGCGTCACCGCCACCGGCTCGCACGGCACCGGCCTCGCGCTCGGCTCGGTCGCCACCTCGGTGCGGGCCGTCACCATCTGCACCCCGAGCGGTGAATTCGCAACCTGGCGCCACGGCGTCGACAACGAATTCGCCGCCGCCGCGGTGTCGCTGGGCCTGCTCGGCATCGCCAGCGAAATCACCCTCGCCTGCGAACCGGCGTACCAACTACAAGCCTCGACCGCGCTCGCAACCACCAGCGCCGCGCTCGCCAATTTTATGGCGCAGGCGCAGGCCAATCGCCATTTTGAGTTGTTCATCTTTCCGCAGGCCGATCGCGCCATCGAAAAAACCGTCAACCGCACCGACAAGACCGGCGGCCTCACCACGCACGACAATGGCCTGCTCGACGACGTCATGCTGTGGGCCGTATGCGCGCTTGGCCATCTGTGGCGCGGCGCCAGCGCACGCCTGCAACGCCTGCTGCTGCGCACCGTCGACGGCGACACCCGCCATGGCGCTGCACATCTCATTTTCCCCAGCGAGAGACGGCTACGCTTCGAGGAGACCGAGTTTGCGGTGCCGCTGGCGCGCGGCCTCGAATGCACCGACGAAATCTTGCACTGCCTGCGCACGCAGTTCCCTGAAATCGCGTTTCCGATCGAGGTCCGCACGGTTGCCGCCGACGACCTGTGGCTCAGCCCATTTTACGGCGAGCCGCGCATGACCATCTCTATCCACGAACGGCCGCACGGCCGCGTACCGGAACTCTTTGTCGCCGTCGCCGCCATCTTTGACAAATACGATGGCCGGCCACATCTCGGCAAACAGCACGCCCTAACCGCGCCCCAGCTCCGCGCGCGTTTCCCGCGCTTTGACGATTTTGCGGCGCTGCGCCGCCAGATTGACCCGCAAGGCCGCATGCTCTCGCCGCGGCTCGCCGCCTGGTTTGGTGACCTATGA
- a CDS encoding alanine racemase, with amino-acid sequence MTQHLALQTFLRSHGRGLPTAVVDTGALHHNANALRASWPAGHHLRFAVKSLGCLEVLRLLHRDLAALGDGPRFMTFSPHHMLPVLRAFPGAHIMAGKPMLATALRQCLADLVSDNRTNLGRVQFLVDGDEALTDVATAASALDVTVQISLELDIGLRRGGIATADELQRFLALLARYPHVQLAGTMGYDGHVGRLPGIVQAAAESAQQARARYHELLAVLQHAHPTTELVRNAAGSLSYQLYREGSPANDLTVGSALIKPTGFDHPHLTSFEPAIYLAIPVLKADANFTPPGPALLGRALAHWPLGRKQSVFVEGGDYLADPCYPPGLALDPFLGHSRNQALYLTTRSDHPPLRRGDYILLRPRDSEYAWEAFGEVLLWDATAEHSSRYVPTLHGCGSPVTPAD; translated from the coding sequence ATGACGCAACATCTCGCGCTGCAAACCTTTTTACGAAGCCACGGCCGCGGCCTGCCCACCGCGGTCGTCGATACCGGAGCGCTGCATCACAACGCCAACGCCTTGCGCGCCTCGTGGCCGGCGGGCCACCACCTGCGCTTTGCCGTCAAATCGCTGGGCTGCCTTGAGGTGCTGCGCCTCTTGCATCGCGACCTCGCCGCGCTGGGCGATGGCCCGCGCTTCATGACCTTTTCGCCGCACCACATGTTGCCGGTGCTGCGCGCGTTTCCCGGGGCGCATATCATGGCCGGCAAGCCTATGCTGGCGACAGCGCTGCGCCAATGCCTCGCCGACCTTGTGTCCGATAACCGGACAAATCTGGGACGCGTGCAATTTCTCGTCGACGGCGACGAGGCGCTCACCGACGTCGCGACGGCCGCCTCCGCGCTCGACGTCACCGTGCAGATTAGCCTTGAGCTCGATATCGGTTTGCGGCGCGGCGGCATTGCCACCGCTGATGAATTGCAGCGCTTCCTCGCCTTGCTGGCGCGTTATCCCCACGTTCAGCTAGCGGGCACCATGGGCTATGACGGCCACGTCGGTCGCCTGCCAGGCATCGTGCAAGCCGCCGCCGAGAGCGCGCAGCAGGCCCGCGCCCGCTATCACGAACTGCTCGCGGTGTTGCAGCACGCGCACCCAACCACCGAGCTCGTGCGCAACGCCGCCGGCAGCCTCAGCTACCAACTATATCGCGAAGGCAGCCCGGCCAACGATCTGACCGTCGGCTCGGCACTAATCAAGCCAACCGGCTTTGATCACCCGCACCTAACCAGCTTTGAGCCCGCGATCTACCTCGCGATTCCCGTGCTCAAAGCCGACGCGAACTTCACGCCCCCCGGTCCCGCTTTGCTCGGCCGCGCGCTGGCGCATTGGCCGCTGGGTCGCAAGCAAAGCGTGTTTGTCGAAGGCGGCGATTACCTCGCCGATCCTTGCTATCCGCCAGGCCTTGCGCTCGATCCATTTCTAGGCCACTCGCGCAATCAGGCGCTGTACCTCACCACGCGCAGCGACCACCCCCCCTTGCGGCGTGGCGACTACATTTTGCTGCGCCCGCGCGACAGCGAATATGCGTGGGAGGCCTTTGGCGAGGTCCTACTTTGGGACGCCACCGCTGAACATTCGTCGCGCTACGTCCCGACGCTGCACGGATGTGGTTCCCCGGTGACACCGGCTGACTAG
- a CDS encoding DUF4080 domain-containing protein, giving the protein MADIVLATLNAKYIHAAFGLRNLRANLGDLRTRSVILEFDINQRPIDIAEAILAQKPTIIGLGVYIWNTVPSTELVSLLKRIAPEVTVIVGGPEVSHETEQQEIVRLSDYVVIGEGEDAFRSLCEGILQTGRRPLTKVVQGGLPDLTALTLPYGEYTDDDCAHRVVYVEASRGCPFSCEFCLSSLDTKVRQFPLAPFLAAMDDLLARGVRQFKFVDRTFNLHIATGKAILQFFLDRMQPGLFVHFEMVPDRLPDDLRALIAQFPAGSLQFEIGVQTLNPEVEALISRRQNHAKMRDNIEWLQRETGTHLHVDLIIGLPGEDVASFAAGFDQLVAFGVQEIQVGVLKRLRGTPIMRHDDAWAMVYSSHPPYEILSTTLIDFATMQTLRRFARFWDVFGNRGSFVQLRPLLLAGDSAFASFFDFSQWVYAEVGRTASIALNRQFELVWTYLTEVRQLAPTKVAEVMMADMERTGRTDPLPFLDAYIDREALRVRRKAARPLPSRQARHAG; this is encoded by the coding sequence ATGGCGGACATCGTCCTCGCCACGCTCAACGCCAAGTATATCCATGCGGCTTTCGGGTTGCGGAATTTGCGCGCCAATTTGGGCGACCTGCGCACGCGCAGCGTCATCCTCGAGTTTGACATCAACCAACGCCCGATCGACATCGCGGAGGCGATCTTGGCGCAAAAACCGACCATCATCGGGCTTGGCGTTTACATCTGGAACACGGTGCCGAGCACGGAGCTCGTATCCCTCTTAAAGCGCATCGCACCGGAGGTGACGGTTATCGTCGGCGGCCCCGAGGTCAGCCACGAAACCGAGCAGCAAGAAATTGTCCGATTGTCGGACTATGTTGTCATCGGCGAAGGTGAAGATGCATTTCGCAGCCTATGTGAAGGCATCTTGCAAACGGGGCGCCGCCCGCTGACGAAGGTGGTGCAAGGCGGCCTGCCCGACCTCACGGCGCTCACCCTGCCCTACGGCGAATACACCGACGACGATTGTGCTCACCGCGTCGTCTACGTCGAGGCGTCGCGCGGCTGTCCGTTTAGCTGCGAGTTTTGCCTGTCGTCGCTCGATACGAAGGTTAGGCAATTCCCGCTCGCGCCGTTTTTGGCGGCGATGGATGACCTGCTCGCCCGCGGCGTGCGCCAGTTCAAGTTCGTCGACCGCACGTTTAACCTCCACATCGCGACCGGCAAGGCGATCTTGCAGTTCTTCTTAGATCGCATGCAGCCCGGCCTATTCGTGCATTTCGAAATGGTGCCAGACAGGCTGCCCGATGACCTGCGCGCGCTCATTGCGCAATTTCCTGCCGGTTCGTTGCAATTTGAGATCGGCGTGCAGACGCTCAATCCCGAGGTCGAGGCGCTGATTTCGCGGCGGCAAAACCACGCCAAGATGCGCGACAACATCGAATGGCTGCAGCGCGAGACGGGCACGCACTTGCACGTCGATCTCATCATTGGCCTGCCCGGCGAAGACGTCGCGTCGTTTGCCGCAGGGTTTGACCAGCTGGTCGCATTCGGGGTGCAAGAAATCCAGGTTGGCGTCCTCAAGCGCCTGCGCGGCACACCGATCATGCGCCACGATGACGCGTGGGCCATGGTCTACAGCAGCCATCCGCCCTATGAGATCCTCAGCACCACGCTGATCGATTTTGCGACCATGCAGACGCTGCGACGCTTTGCGCGCTTTTGGGACGTCTTTGGCAACAGAGGCAGCTTTGTGCAATTGCGCCCGCTGCTGCTCGCCGGCGACTCGGCCTTCGCGAGCTTCTTTGACTTTTCGCAGTGGGTTTACGCCGAGGTCGGCCGCACGGCGTCGATTGCGCTGAATCGACAATTTGAGCTGGTCTGGACCTACCTTACCGAGGTGCGGCAACTCGCCCCGACCAAGGTGGCCGAGGTCATGATGGCCGACATGGAGCGCACCGGCCGCACCGATCCGCTGCCCTTTCTGGACGCGTATATCGATCGCGAGGCGCTGCGCGTTCGCCGCAAAGCCGCGCGGCCGCTGCCGAGCCGCCAGGCGCGCCACGCCGGGTAG
- a CDS encoding DTW domain-containing protein, whose protein sequence is MEASSRTARDMCARCRRPTSVCYCATLPQLPTQTRVVVLQHPRERDKAIGTAHMASLCLPNSELHVGRTWADDPKVQAALSNAAAPAVLLYPGPEAKDILAEPPTGPVTLVVVDGTWSQAKNVVRDNEMLRTLPRYAFRAPQPSEYRIRREPSDEVVSTIESLMYALGALEGDAERFASMLVPFRAMVDAQLAFKEGRRQRLRKRVARELPPSPELTLLRTRWQDLVCVVGEANAWPYREGRHRERDELVHWVAQRPSTGETFAGLAAPTHGLAPSTAKNLKVAPEYIVAAPPRAALYGAFTNFVRPTDILCTWGGHSLRLYRGGGGELALPELDLRLLLAEVLRRRVPTLEVYAAEVGLPLVSPNGRAGYRLASLVAATRFAASDRGGAS, encoded by the coding sequence GTGGAGGCCTCATCGCGGACGGCGCGAGACATGTGCGCGCGATGTCGTCGCCCGACGTCGGTGTGTTACTGCGCGACCTTGCCGCAATTACCAACGCAGACGCGGGTGGTGGTGTTGCAGCATCCGCGCGAGCGCGACAAAGCGATTGGCACCGCGCATATGGCAAGTTTGTGCCTGCCAAATTCGGAGTTGCATGTTGGGCGCACGTGGGCCGACGATCCCAAGGTGCAGGCGGCGCTGAGCAACGCGGCGGCGCCGGCGGTCTTGCTCTATCCCGGGCCCGAGGCCAAGGACATCTTGGCGGAGCCACCGACCGGGCCGGTGACGCTGGTGGTGGTCGATGGCACGTGGTCGCAGGCGAAAAACGTGGTGCGCGACAATGAAATGCTGCGCACGCTGCCGCGCTATGCCTTTCGCGCGCCGCAGCCGAGCGAATACCGCATTCGCCGCGAGCCGAGCGACGAAGTGGTGTCTACGATCGAATCGCTGATGTACGCGCTCGGTGCCCTTGAGGGCGATGCCGAGCGCTTTGCATCCATGCTGGTGCCGTTTCGCGCCATGGTCGACGCGCAATTGGCATTTAAAGAGGGCCGCCGTCAACGCCTGCGCAAACGCGTGGCGCGCGAGCTGCCGCCGTCGCCCGAGCTAACGCTATTGCGCACGCGGTGGCAGGACTTGGTTTGCGTCGTTGGCGAGGCCAATGCGTGGCCGTATCGCGAGGGCAGGCATCGCGAGCGCGACGAGCTGGTTCACTGGGTGGCGCAGCGGCCGAGCACCGGCGAGACGTTTGCGGGCTTGGCCGCGCCAACGCACGGGCTGGCGCCGAGCACCGCAAAAAATTTGAAAGTTGCGCCTGAGTACATTGTGGCCGCGCCGCCGCGCGCCGCGCTGTATGGGGCGTTTACGAATTTTGTCCGGCCAACGGACATTCTCTGCACTTGGGGCGGCCATTCGCTGCGGCTGTATCGCGGAGGTGGCGGCGAGCTGGCCCTGCCGGAGCTCGATCTTCGCCTGCTGCTCGCGGAGGTGCTGCGGCGCCGAGTGCCGACGCTCGAGGTCTACGCCGCGGAGGTCGGCTTGCCGCTGGTGTCGCCAAACGGGCGCGCCGGTTATCGGCTGGCGTCGCTGGTCGCCGCGACGCGCTTCGCGGCGAGCGATCGCGGGGGGGCATCGTGA
- a CDS encoding RNA-binding protein has translation MNNRLYVGNLSFHTTEDLLLQAFAQYGDVVEAKLILDRETGRSRGFAFVTMATPEGAKKAIESMDGAALDGRNLRVNEAEERKPREGGGGFGGGGGGRSFGDAGGGGGRGGRGGGGGGRGGGGGGFFFGGGGGGVGGGGGRGGGGGGGGGGGGGGGGGGGGGGGGGGGGGGGGGGGGGGGGGGGGWGGGGGGGGGGGGGGGGGGAGGGGGGGGGGGGGGGGGGGGGGGGGGGGGGGGGGGGGGVFLGGGGGGGGGGRGGGGGGGGGGGGGGGGGGGGGGGGGGGGGGGGVWGGGGRGGGGGLGGEF, from the coding sequence ATGAACAATCGATTGTATGTAGGTAATCTTTCTTTTCACACCACCGAAGATCTTCTTCTTCAAGCGTTCGCCCAATACGGCGACGTTGTCGAAGCCAAGCTCATCCTTGATCGTGAAACGGGCCGCTCGCGCGGTTTCGCATTCGTGACGATGGCAACGCCTGAAGGCGCCAAAAAAGCCATCGAAAGCATGGACGGCGCTGCCCTCGACGGCCGCAACCTCCGTGTTAACGAAGCCGAAGAGCGCAAGCCTCGCGAAGGCGGCGGCGGCTTTGGCGGCGGCGGCGGCGGGCGTAGCTTCGGCGACGCCGGCGGCGGCGGCGGCCGTGGCGGTCGTGGCGGCGGTGGCGGCGGCCGTGGCGGGGGGGGGGGGGGGTTTTTTTTTGGGGGGGGGGGGGGGGGGGTGGGGGGGGGGGGGGGGCGGGGGGGGGGGGGGGGGGGGGGGGGGGGGGGGGGGGGGGGGGGGGGGGGGGGGGGGGGGGGGGGGGGGGGGGGGGGGGGGGGGGGGGGGGGGGGGGGGGGGGGGGGGGGGGGGGGGGGGGGGGGGGGGGGGGGGTGGGGGGGGGGGGGGGGGGGGGGGGGGGGGGGGGGGGGGGGGGGGGGGGGGGGGGGGGCCGGGGGGGGGGGGGGGGGGGGGGGGGGGGGGGGGGGGGGGGGGGGGGGGGGGGGGGGGGGGGGGGGGGGGGGGGGGGGGGGGGGGGGGGGGGGGGGGGGGGGGGGGGGGGGGGGGGTTTTTTTGGGGGGGGGGGGGGGGGGGGGGGGGGGGGGAAGGGGGGGGGGGGGGGGGGGGGGGGGGGGGGGGGGGGGGGGGGGGGGGGGGGGGGGGGGGGGGGGGGGGGGGGGGGGGGGGGGGGGAGGGGGGGGGGGGGTTTGGGGGGGGGGGGGCCGGGGGGGGGGGGGGGGGTTGGGGGGGGAGTTTTAA
- a CDS encoding trypsin-like serine protease: protein MQPSSCPQAAKFTRAKQRPAASSLAIAALTAWVVGCVDSGEFATTESSSHEIIGGTEVPAGELRAVVPMFILFAGGLCTASIIGPTYALTAAHCVYDAPELEKVAIAIDGVIHNATALHVHPGYGQGDTIIHDIAVIEFSPATEIAPLLLRRTPVEVGTEAMFAGYGYTTPADAEGNFAGQPGTLYRYSEPIASCATWEANSGRNLRDYRQFCIPQTDGTGTCSGDSGGPAIVYGKGPPRIAGVTSYGDKDCTEFGVSTRVDWYAFFIDTVTGGSLPGAFTGDAAEREARPACSGGRCDPDAMFTGGCSTTTPSPSATAMGLLATWLAQTAFRYRRRNRCPCRRPR from the coding sequence ATGCAACCTTCATCATGCCCTCAAGCAGCCAAGTTCACGCGTGCGAAGCAGCGCCCCGCCGCAAGCAGCCTGGCCATCGCGGCGCTGACCGCCTGGGTGGTTGGCTGCGTGGATTCAGGCGAGTTCGCGACGACCGAATCCTCATCGCACGAGATCATTGGGGGCACGGAGGTGCCCGCCGGCGAACTGCGCGCGGTGGTCCCCATGTTCATTCTCTTTGCGGGCGGGCTGTGTACGGCGTCGATTATCGGCCCCACATATGCGCTCACCGCGGCTCACTGCGTCTACGACGCGCCAGAGCTCGAGAAGGTCGCGATCGCCATCGACGGGGTCATCCACAACGCCACGGCCCTTCATGTCCACCCTGGTTATGGGCAAGGCGATACGATTATCCATGACATCGCCGTTATCGAATTCTCCCCGGCGACGGAGATAGCGCCACTGCTGCTGCGGCGCACGCCGGTCGAGGTAGGCACGGAGGCGATGTTTGCCGGGTACGGCTACACGACCCCCGCCGATGCCGAGGGGAATTTCGCCGGACAACCCGGCACGCTGTATCGATATAGCGAACCGATCGCGTCATGCGCGACATGGGAAGCCAATAGCGGGCGAAACCTAAGAGACTATCGCCAATTCTGCATTCCGCAAACCGACGGCACCGGCACCTGCAGCGGCGACAGCGGCGGGCCTGCGATTGTGTACGGCAAGGGCCCACCGCGGATCGCGGGCGTTACCTCGTATGGCGATAAGGACTGCACCGAATTTGGCGTCTCAACCCGCGTCGACTGGTATGCATTTTTTATCGACACCGTGACGGGGGGCAGCCTACCTGGCGCCTTTACGGGCGACGCCGCCGAACGTGAGGCTCGCCCAGCGTGCAGCGGCGGTCGCTGCGACCCCGATGCCATGTTCACCGGCGGGTGCAGCACGACCACGCCCTCGCCGAGCGCGACCGCTATGGGGCTATTGGCAACTTGGTTGGCGCAAACGGCGTTTCGATATCGGCGAAGAAATCGTTGCCCTTGTCGTCGACCACGATGA
- a CDS encoding DASS family sodium-coupled anion symporter, with protein sequence MTRHIGLWGGLLAATAWLVAGTTPLHCAGALLCLAVVWWLSEALPPAVTALVVACGAVLMGLVTTKEAFATFSSPPLFLFVGSFFIAEALRIHGIGERMASAMITRANSAYALLFLTGAVSFLMSGIMSNAAATAIVLPIALAAATHVPSKQFAAALVLAVAWGASVGGLLTPVGTPPNLIGMKFLETQGLGISFLQWMTAIIPLAIVMFVALMLLLRWRMVGAEVGRTVIGNPLEHQRRPHGKLSPGEWSVIVAVCVAMVGWLLPSVVEAFAPGTPLAKWLKARLHEDVVAVLAGCLLFVLPGGRDAESGQRRPALLWHEAVQIEWGIILLFGGGMLLGSLSDKTGLSAAIGNNMVAWTGVSTTWSIAALVTAVAIVSSELTSNTATATLMAPLSAQLALAAGGDPLPAIMGATLGSSFGFMMPVSTAPNALAYATGKVSIRQMVVNGIIFDVIGFVIILLGLAAVMPLLR encoded by the coding sequence GTGACGCGGCACATCGGTTTATGGGGCGGGCTGCTCGCGGCGACGGCGTGGTTGGTGGCAGGGACGACGCCGCTGCATTGCGCTGGCGCTCTGCTGTGCCTGGCGGTGGTGTGGTGGCTGTCGGAGGCCCTGCCGCCTGCGGTCACGGCGCTGGTCGTGGCGTGCGGCGCGGTGCTCATGGGGCTTGTCACCACGAAAGAAGCCTTCGCCACCTTTTCCTCACCGCCTTTGTTTCTCTTTGTCGGCTCATTTTTTATCGCCGAGGCGCTGCGCATTCATGGGATAGGCGAGCGCATGGCGAGCGCCATGATAACCCGGGCCAATAGCGCATATGCGTTGTTGTTTCTCACCGGCGCGGTGTCGTTCTTGATGTCGGGCATCATGTCAAACGCCGCCGCCACGGCGATCGTGCTGCCGATCGCGCTCGCTGCCGCGACGCACGTGCCATCCAAGCAATTTGCCGCCGCGCTCGTGCTCGCCGTGGCCTGGGGCGCCTCGGTCGGTGGCCTGCTGACGCCGGTCGGCACGCCGCCCAATCTCATCGGCATGAAGTTTCTCGAGACCCAAGGGCTTGGGATTTCATTTCTGCAATGGATGACGGCGATCATCCCGCTCGCCATCGTCATGTTTGTGGCGCTCATGTTGCTGCTGCGTTGGCGCATGGTGGGCGCCGAAGTGGGCCGGACTGTTATTGGCAATCCGCTCGAGCATCAGCGTCGCCCGCACGGCAAGCTCTCGCCAGGTGAATGGTCGGTGATTGTTGCGGTGTGCGTGGCGATGGTCGGATGGCTCTTGCCGAGCGTCGTCGAGGCGTTCGCGCCCGGCACGCCCCTTGCCAAATGGCTCAAGGCACGCCTGCACGAAGACGTGGTGGCGGTGCTCGCTGGTTGCCTCCTCTTTGTCTTGCCGGGCGGCCGCGACGCCGAATCTGGGCAGCGCCGTCCCGCGCTGCTGTGGCACGAAGCGGTGCAGATCGAGTGGGGCATTATTCTGCTCTTTGGCGGCGGCATGCTGCTCGGCTCGCTTTCCGACAAGACCGGGCTATCGGCTGCCATCGGCAACAACATGGTGGCGTGGACCGGCGTCAGCACCACTTGGAGCATTGCTGCCTTGGTTACTGCGGTGGCGATTGTCTCTTCTGAACTCACCAGCAACACCGCAACGGCGACCCTGATGGCTCCGCTATCGGCGCAGCTCGCGCTTGCCGCCGGTGGCGATCCGTTGCCGGCAATCATGGGGGCCACGCTCGGCTCAAGCTTTGGCTTTATGATGCCGGTCTCGACCGCGCCCAACGCGCTGGCTTATGCCACCGGCAAGGTGAGCATTCGTCAGATGGTGGTCAACGGCATCATCTTTGACGTCATTGGCTTCGTCATCATTTTGCTTGGCCTGGCCGCCGTCATGCCGCTGCTGCGCTAG